Proteins from a genomic interval of Quercus lobata isolate SW786 chromosome 11, ValleyOak3.0 Primary Assembly, whole genome shotgun sequence:
- the LOC115967866 gene encoding serine/threonine protein phosphatase 2A 57 kDa regulatory subunit B' beta isoform-like: MNSRAIRFAFNLPAIEKIGAQRKTLQDLFNLESYNMNRIKHGSITSRPSFSNSINEGILSIISHCTFIFTFTDPLESPSKQDLKRVKLTQLLSILKSSKKLQDQILAPLMSMLSTNLFRPLPPPSNPSISSDLIDDEDSISSFPPTWSHLQIVYDILLRLVINMDPETLRNYVNHPFLLNLLSLFRSEDPRERESLKNVYHRIYSRFTFYRSFMRKSMNDVFLHYIFEKERHCGIGDLLEIWGTLINGFTVPLKEEHKLFLMRVLIPLHKTKGMHTYHKQLAYCVSQFVQKEPVLGGVVFRGILRYWPVTNCQKEILLLEELEELVENIDPDQYRKLALPLCTQITKCSNSWNSQVAERALYVWNNEHFVKMATLEIEEVFPIVVEGVERNLKWHWSKSVRQFTEIIKEMLENLDSALYSKCLQEIDLREYRARQEEIKRREKWERIEMAAK; encoded by the exons ATGAATTCAAGAGCCATTAGGTTTGCGTTTAACTTACCAGCAATTGAAAAAATAGGGGCTCAAAGAAAAACCCTGCAGGACCTCTTTAATCTGGAATCCTACAATATGAATAGAATTAAGCATGGCAGCATCACTAGCAGGCCATCCTTTTCTAATTCTATAAATGAAGGCATTCTTTCTATTATCTCTCACTGCACCTTCATCTTCACCTTCACTGACCCTTTGGAATCTCCTTCAAAGCAAGATCTCAAGCGAGTCAAGCTCACTCAGCTCCTCTCCATCTTAAAATCCTCAAAAAAACTCCAAGATCAAATTTTAGCGCCTCTCATGTCCATGCTATCGACCAACCTGTTCCGGCCACTCCCTCCACCTTCCAACCCCAGCATCAGCTCAGACTTGATTGATGATGAAGACTCCATTTCTTCTTTTCCACCAACATGGTCACATCTCCAAATTGTTTATGATATCCTATTAAGATTAGTTATCAACATGGATCCTGAGACACTTCGAAACTATGTCAATCATCCTTTCCTTCTCAatctcctctctcttttccgATCCGAAGACCCAAGGGAACGTGAGAGCTTGAAGAATGTGTACCACCGGATATATTCAAGGTTCACATTCTATCGTTCATTCATGCGGAAATCAATGAATGATGTGTTCTTGCACTACATATTTGAAAAGGAGAGGCATTGTGGCATCGGAGATCTTCTAGAGATATGGGGAACTCTCATCAATGGTTTTACAGTTCCACTCAAAGAAGAACATAAGTTGTTTTTAATGAGAGTGCTAATTCCTTTGCACAAGACCAAGGGGATGCATACTTACCACAAGCAGCTGGCTTACTGTGTTTCTCAGTTTGTGCAGAAGGAGCCTGTGCTTGGAGGGGTTGTTTTTAGAGGAATTTTGAGGTATTGGCCCGTCACTAATTGTCAGAAGGAGATTTTACTATTAGAGGAATTGGAGGAGCTGGTGGAGAATATAGATCCTGATCAGTACAGAAAGTTAGCACTTCCTCTATGTACCCAGATTACGAAGTGTTCGAACAGTTGGAACTCACAG GTTGCTGAGCGTGCACTATATGTATGGAACAATGAACACTTTGTGAAGATGGCAACACTGGAAATAGAAGAAGTATTTCCGATTGTCGTTGAAGGTGTGGAGAGAAATCTCAAATGGCATTGGAGTAAGAGCGTTCGGCAATTTACAGAAATTATAAAGGAAATGCTGGAAAATTTGGATTCAGCTTTGTACTCCAAATGCCTCCAGGAAATTGACCTCAGAGAATACAGAGCTCGCCAAGAAGAGATCaagaggagagaaaaatggGAGAGAATAGAAATGGCAGCAAAATAG
- the LOC115967611 gene encoding probable polyamine transporter At1g31830 isoform X3: protein MMEHNTSEYVVLGEASSPNLDKFQKVSIIPLVFLIFYEVSGGPFGVEDSVKAGGPLLALLGFLLFPFIWSIPEALITAEMSTMFPENGGYVVWVTSALGPFWGFQQGWMKWLSGVIDNALYPILFLDYLKSAIPTLGGGIPRIIAVLALTVVLTYMNYRGLTIVGWFAILLGVFSLLPFLFMGIVAFPDLKPSRWFVVDLGNVDWGLYLNTLFWNLNYWDSISTLAGEVDNPSETLPKSLFYALLLVVFGYFLPLLIGTGAIPLHRELWSDGYFSDIAKVLGGVWLRSWIQAASALSNMGMFVAEMSSDSFQLLGMAEREMLPSVFSKRSRYGTPLTGILFSASGVILLSWLSFQEIVAVENFLYCFGMIMEFIAFVKLRMKYPAASRPYKIPVGTCGAILICIPPTLLIFVVLALASPKVMAISLLAVMIGMVMQPCLQYTKKKRWFRFSMSSGLPDVLNAHHQCNEE, encoded by the coding sequence ATGATGGAGCATAATACCTCTGAGTATGTTGTTTTGGGTGAAGCATCATCTCCAAACTTAGATAAATTTCAAAAGGTATCAATTATACCCCTAGTTTTCCTAATCTTCTATGAGGTCTCTGGAGGCCCTTTTGGTGTTGAAGACAGTGTCAAGGCTGGGGGTCCCCTTTTAGCTCTTCttggttttttgctttttccATTTATATGGAGCATTCCAGAGGCCTTGATAACTGCAGAGATGAGTACCATGTTCCCTGAGAATGGTGGATATGTTGTTTGGGTTACATCAGCTTTGGGACCTTTCTGGGGGTTTCAACAAGGTTGGATGAAATGGCTTAGTGGGGTTATTGATAATGCTCTATACCCAATTTTGTTTCTTGACTATCTGAAATCAGCTATCCCAACTTTAGGAGGTGGTATTCCTAGGATAATAGCAGTGCTGGCTTTGACAGTGGTTCTCACTTATATGAACTATAGAGGTTTAACCATTGTGGGATGGTTTGCTATATTGCTTGGAGTGTTTTCACTTCTTCCTTTCTTGTTTATGGGAATTGTTGCATTTCCAGACTTAAAGCCTTCAAGGTGGTTTGTGGTTGATCTAGGAAATGTAGATTGGGGTTTGTATTTGAATACTCTCTTCTGGAATCTTAACTACTGGGACTCAATTAGTACTCTTGCCGGAGAGGTGGACAACCCGAGTGAGACTCTCCCAAAGTCCCTGTTTTATGCTCTTCTATTGGTTGTTTTTGGGTACTTCCTGCCTCTTTTAATTGGCACAGGAGCCATTCCACTTCATCGTGAGTTGTGGTCTGATGGGTACTTCTCAGATATTGCTAAAGTATTGGGAGGTGTATGGTTGAGAAGTTGGATCCAAGCAGCTTCTGCCTTGTCAAACATGGGGATGTTTGTGGCCGAGATGAGTAGCGATTCCTTTCAACTTCTGGGGATGGCAGAGCGCGAGATGCTACCTTCTGTCTTTAGCAAGAGGTCTCGCTATGGGACTCCTCTCACTGgaattttattttctgcatCCGGTGTAATTTTACTCTCTTGGTTGAGCTTTCAAGAGATTGTAGCTGTGGAGAACTTCTTGTACTGTTTTGGAATGATTATGGAGTTTATAGCATTTGTGAAATTAAGGATGAAATATCCGGCAGCATCTCGGCCTTATAAGATACCCGTTGGTACATGTGGAGCTATTTTGATCTGCATTCCTCCAACCCTATTAATTTTTGTGGTTTTAGCTCTTGCTTCTCCCAAGGTCATGGCTATCAGCTTATTGGCTGTGATGATTGGGATGGTTATGCAGCCTTGTCTCCAATACACCAAGAAAAAGAGATGGTTCAGGTTTTCCATGAGTTCTGGCCTTCCAGATGTCCTTAATGCTCATCATCAATGTAATGAAGAATGA
- the LOC115969444 gene encoding uncharacterized protein LOC115969444 has product METPIAINKDPNHKNPRLEFPIKPHTNTNSYHSVSQSHSHSPSFLLHNGFNSADLPDSDIEMITIPSVTYTSLKDLLPASSSSSSPPSAITPAMMMMMNSSWYDEIPIKNPLVKHAALAYLQPMSTPQEVRRKGIFGRLKDKCTCCGGCGADSCGGGFFGCFSWINDVVFATVKDLFFWERRRSVVVVEEEYDEEDEDDDDVDDEKVD; this is encoded by the coding sequence ATGGAAACCCCTATAGCTATAAATAAGGATCCAAATCACAAAAACCCAAGACTTGAATTCCCAATAAAACCTCACACTAACACTAACTCCTATCACTCAGTCTCTCAGTCTCATTCCCATTCCCCAAGTTTTCTCTTGCACAACGGTTTCAACTCCGCGGACTTGCCAGACTCGGACATAGAAATGATAACCATACCGTCAGTCACGTACACGAGCCTCAAGGACCTGTTACCGGCGTCGTCGTCCTCGTCATCGCCGCCGTCCGCCATAACTCCggcgatgatgatgatgatgaactCGAGCTGGTACGACGAGATCCCAATCAAGAACCCGCTAGTCAAACACGCGGCTTTGGCTTATCTCCAGCCCATGTCCACGCCTCAGGAGGTTCGGCGAAAGGGCATTTTCGGAAGGTTGAAAGACAAGTGCACGTGCTGCGGCGGCTGTGGTGCCGACAGTTGCGGGGGCGGGTTTTTCGGTTGCTTTTCGTGGATTAACGACGTCGTTTTCGCGACGGTTAaggatttgtttttttgggagCGAAGGAGGAGTGTTGTGGTTGTGGAGGAGGAGTACGATGAGGAGGATGAGGACGAcgatgatgttgatgatgagAAAGTTGACTAA
- the LOC115967611 gene encoding probable polyamine transporter At1g31830 isoform X1: MQKQKNSLTKQTSAQMMEHNTSEYVVLGEASSPNLDKFQKVSIIPLVFLIFYEVSGGPFGVEDSVKAGGPLLALLGFLLFPFIWSIPEALITAEMSTMFPENGGYVVWVTSALGPFWGFQQGWMKWLSGVIDNALYPILFLDYLKSAIPTLGGGIPRIIAVLALTVVLTYMNYRGLTIVGWFAILLGVFSLLPFLFMGIVAFPDLKPSRWFVVDLGNVDWGLYLNTLFWNLNYWDSISTLAGEVDNPSETLPKSLFYALLLVVFGYFLPLLIGTGAIPLHRELWSDGYFSDIAKVLGGVWLRSWIQAASALSNMGMFVAEMSSDSFQLLGMAEREMLPSVFSKRSRYGTPLTGILFSASGVILLSWLSFQEIVAVENFLYCFGMIMEFIAFVKLRMKYPAASRPYKIPVGTCGAILICIPPTLLIFVVLALASPKVMAISLLAVMIGMVMQPCLQYTKKKRWFRFSMSSGLPDVLNAHHQCNEE; encoded by the coding sequence ATGCAGAAACAGAAAAATTCATTAACTAAGCAAACTTCTGCTCAAATGATGGAGCATAATACCTCTGAGTATGTTGTTTTGGGTGAAGCATCATCTCCAAACTTAGATAAATTTCAAAAGGTATCAATTATACCCCTAGTTTTCCTAATCTTCTATGAGGTCTCTGGAGGCCCTTTTGGTGTTGAAGACAGTGTCAAGGCTGGGGGTCCCCTTTTAGCTCTTCttggttttttgctttttccATTTATATGGAGCATTCCAGAGGCCTTGATAACTGCAGAGATGAGTACCATGTTCCCTGAGAATGGTGGATATGTTGTTTGGGTTACATCAGCTTTGGGACCTTTCTGGGGGTTTCAACAAGGTTGGATGAAATGGCTTAGTGGGGTTATTGATAATGCTCTATACCCAATTTTGTTTCTTGACTATCTGAAATCAGCTATCCCAACTTTAGGAGGTGGTATTCCTAGGATAATAGCAGTGCTGGCTTTGACAGTGGTTCTCACTTATATGAACTATAGAGGTTTAACCATTGTGGGATGGTTTGCTATATTGCTTGGAGTGTTTTCACTTCTTCCTTTCTTGTTTATGGGAATTGTTGCATTTCCAGACTTAAAGCCTTCAAGGTGGTTTGTGGTTGATCTAGGAAATGTAGATTGGGGTTTGTATTTGAATACTCTCTTCTGGAATCTTAACTACTGGGACTCAATTAGTACTCTTGCCGGAGAGGTGGACAACCCGAGTGAGACTCTCCCAAAGTCCCTGTTTTATGCTCTTCTATTGGTTGTTTTTGGGTACTTCCTGCCTCTTTTAATTGGCACAGGAGCCATTCCACTTCATCGTGAGTTGTGGTCTGATGGGTACTTCTCAGATATTGCTAAAGTATTGGGAGGTGTATGGTTGAGAAGTTGGATCCAAGCAGCTTCTGCCTTGTCAAACATGGGGATGTTTGTGGCCGAGATGAGTAGCGATTCCTTTCAACTTCTGGGGATGGCAGAGCGCGAGATGCTACCTTCTGTCTTTAGCAAGAGGTCTCGCTATGGGACTCCTCTCACTGgaattttattttctgcatCCGGTGTAATTTTACTCTCTTGGTTGAGCTTTCAAGAGATTGTAGCTGTGGAGAACTTCTTGTACTGTTTTGGAATGATTATGGAGTTTATAGCATTTGTGAAATTAAGGATGAAATATCCGGCAGCATCTCGGCCTTATAAGATACCCGTTGGTACATGTGGAGCTATTTTGATCTGCATTCCTCCAACCCTATTAATTTTTGTGGTTTTAGCTCTTGCTTCTCCCAAGGTCATGGCTATCAGCTTATTGGCTGTGATGATTGGGATGGTTATGCAGCCTTGTCTCCAATACACCAAGAAAAAGAGATGGTTCAGGTTTTCCATGAGTTCTGGCCTTCCAGATGTCCTTAATGCTCATCATCAATGTAATGAAGAATGA
- the LOC115967611 gene encoding probable polyamine transporter At1g31830 isoform X2: MKQKNSLTKQTSAQMMEHNTSEYVVLGEASSPNLDKFQKVSIIPLVFLIFYEVSGGPFGVEDSVKAGGPLLALLGFLLFPFIWSIPEALITAEMSTMFPENGGYVVWVTSALGPFWGFQQGWMKWLSGVIDNALYPILFLDYLKSAIPTLGGGIPRIIAVLALTVVLTYMNYRGLTIVGWFAILLGVFSLLPFLFMGIVAFPDLKPSRWFVVDLGNVDWGLYLNTLFWNLNYWDSISTLAGEVDNPSETLPKSLFYALLLVVFGYFLPLLIGTGAIPLHRELWSDGYFSDIAKVLGGVWLRSWIQAASALSNMGMFVAEMSSDSFQLLGMAEREMLPSVFSKRSRYGTPLTGILFSASGVILLSWLSFQEIVAVENFLYCFGMIMEFIAFVKLRMKYPAASRPYKIPVGTCGAILICIPPTLLIFVVLALASPKVMAISLLAVMIGMVMQPCLQYTKKKRWFRFSMSSGLPDVLNAHHQCNEE, translated from the exons ATG AAACAGAAAAATTCATTAACTAAGCAAACTTCTGCTCAAATGATGGAGCATAATACCTCTGAGTATGTTGTTTTGGGTGAAGCATCATCTCCAAACTTAGATAAATTTCAAAAGGTATCAATTATACCCCTAGTTTTCCTAATCTTCTATGAGGTCTCTGGAGGCCCTTTTGGTGTTGAAGACAGTGTCAAGGCTGGGGGTCCCCTTTTAGCTCTTCttggttttttgctttttccATTTATATGGAGCATTCCAGAGGCCTTGATAACTGCAGAGATGAGTACCATGTTCCCTGAGAATGGTGGATATGTTGTTTGGGTTACATCAGCTTTGGGACCTTTCTGGGGGTTTCAACAAGGTTGGATGAAATGGCTTAGTGGGGTTATTGATAATGCTCTATACCCAATTTTGTTTCTTGACTATCTGAAATCAGCTATCCCAACTTTAGGAGGTGGTATTCCTAGGATAATAGCAGTGCTGGCTTTGACAGTGGTTCTCACTTATATGAACTATAGAGGTTTAACCATTGTGGGATGGTTTGCTATATTGCTTGGAGTGTTTTCACTTCTTCCTTTCTTGTTTATGGGAATTGTTGCATTTCCAGACTTAAAGCCTTCAAGGTGGTTTGTGGTTGATCTAGGAAATGTAGATTGGGGTTTGTATTTGAATACTCTCTTCTGGAATCTTAACTACTGGGACTCAATTAGTACTCTTGCCGGAGAGGTGGACAACCCGAGTGAGACTCTCCCAAAGTCCCTGTTTTATGCTCTTCTATTGGTTGTTTTTGGGTACTTCCTGCCTCTTTTAATTGGCACAGGAGCCATTCCACTTCATCGTGAGTTGTGGTCTGATGGGTACTTCTCAGATATTGCTAAAGTATTGGGAGGTGTATGGTTGAGAAGTTGGATCCAAGCAGCTTCTGCCTTGTCAAACATGGGGATGTTTGTGGCCGAGATGAGTAGCGATTCCTTTCAACTTCTGGGGATGGCAGAGCGCGAGATGCTACCTTCTGTCTTTAGCAAGAGGTCTCGCTATGGGACTCCTCTCACTGgaattttattttctgcatCCGGTGTAATTTTACTCTCTTGGTTGAGCTTTCAAGAGATTGTAGCTGTGGAGAACTTCTTGTACTGTTTTGGAATGATTATGGAGTTTATAGCATTTGTGAAATTAAGGATGAAATATCCGGCAGCATCTCGGCCTTATAAGATACCCGTTGGTACATGTGGAGCTATTTTGATCTGCATTCCTCCAACCCTATTAATTTTTGTGGTTTTAGCTCTTGCTTCTCCCAAGGTCATGGCTATCAGCTTATTGGCTGTGATGATTGGGATGGTTATGCAGCCTTGTCTCCAATACACCAAGAAAAAGAGATGGTTCAGGTTTTCCATGAGTTCTGGCCTTCCAGATGTCCTTAATGCTCATCATCAATGTAATGAAGAATGA